The following nucleotide sequence is from Tardiphaga sp. 709.
CTAGCCTGATCCGACGTCGCCTGAACGACGGTGCGGCGGATGCTTTTGGCCTGGAAGAACGCCCAGAGGTTGGATGCCTCGACGTTCTTGCTGATGGATTCGGTTTGCGCGCCCTTGCCGAGGGTTTCCGAGAACGCCAGAAACAGCGCGATCACGGCAATCAGCAGTGCAATATTCTTGTTCGAGCCGGACGCATGCTCGGCATGCTCCGCGTGCTCCATACTTTCGTGCGCGCCCATCGTAATCCCCTCCGGTTGGTCGATGTGTCGATTTGACCGAACCGCGGCGACTTCGCAAGGGGCAGCTCATGACACTTCTACTACAGCTGGGGTTTGCCTGACCCTACGCTCGCGGGTGTGCGGTTTTGTAGACCTCGAACAGCCGCTCGGTGTCGATGCCGGTATAGATCTGCGTGGTCGACAGCGAGGCGTGGCCGAGCAATTCCTGGATCGCGCGGAGGTCACCACCGCGAGTCAGCAGATGGGTGGCAAAGGAGTGGCGCAGCGCGTGCGGCGTGGCGCTGTCGGGCAGACCAAGCGCGCCGCGCATCCGCTCCATGGTCAACTGGATGATCCGAGGACTGAGCGGGCCGCCCCGCGCACCGACAAACATCGGCCCTTCGGCGGGCAGCGGGTGCGGACACTGCGCCGCATAGTCGGCGATAAGCTCGAGCACATTATGCAACACGGGTACCATACGGGTCTTGTTACCCTTGCCGTTGACGATCAGCACGTCACCGGCACCAGGTGCCGGCACGTCGCGCCGCTTGAGGCCAAGCGCCTCGGAGATGCGCAGGCCCGAGCCATAGAGCAGCGCCATCACCGCGGCATCCCGCGCCCAGATCCATGGATCGCGGTTTTCGCCGGCGCGCTCGTCGGCGTCGGCGAGGCGCTTGGCCGAGACCATCTGCAACGGTTTCGGCAGGCTCTTGCCGATTTTGGGCGCGCGTATCGCTGACAGCGCACCGACGTTGCCTTTGCCTTCACGCTCCAGAAATCGCCCGAATGAACGCAGACCAGCCAGCGCCCGCATCAGCGAGCGGCCGCCGATGTCATCGCTGCGCCGTGCCGCCATGAAGGCTCTGATATCGCTGGCCTCGAGCTTGGCGAAACGTGGCAGCGAGAGGAGCGCGCCCCAGTGTTCGGCGAGAAATGTCAGAAACTGCCGGACGTCGCGCGCATAAGCCTCCAGCGTCTTCGGCGACAGCCGTCGCTCGGCACGCAAATGCGACAGCCAGCGCGTCATTTGCAGCGAGACGTCGGCATCCGCACAGATGAGGTCGATCGGCGCTGGCCCACCTGATTTGGCTTCGGCTGGTTTCTTGTCGGAAAGCTTGGCCATCGGGATGCCTTGCAGTTCGCGGCACGCGAACGGGCGGAGATTATCACACCCCGCTCGTTTCACTTTGGTGAACCGCCGGCATCGTCAGTCCGGGAACCGCTTCAGGGGCTCCGCGACGCCGGCCGGGAGGCCTGTTCGCGCTGCATTCATGGCCATGGCCAGGAAGGTGTAATAGCCGTTGATCCCGAGCAGATCGATGACGCCCTGCTCGCCGAATTTGGCAACGGCCTTGTTCCAGGTCGGATCACTCACGCGTTTGGTGCGCTGGATCTCGATCGACATGTCGTAGGCGGCCTCTTCGTCCTCGGCCATGCCCGCCGGCCGCCGACCATCTGCAATCGCATCGGCGATGTCGTTGCGCAGGCCGGCCTTGATCGCGATGTCATGATGCGCAACCCACTCATATTGCTGGGTCCATTCGCGCGCGGTGATCAGGATGATCATTTCGCTGAGCCGCGGCGCCAGTACGCTCTTGAACCTGAGATGATCGCCCATCGCCTTGGCGCGGAGCATCACTTCCGGGCTGCGAATCAGCGGCACGAAGGGGCCTCGGACTTCATAGCCCCGGCCGCCGGAGAACTCCTCGGCAGCCTTCTTCTGCGCTTCGGTGTATTTGTCGGCCGGGATCGGCGGCATCCGGTCCTGCGCCAGCGCAGGTATCACGACCGCAGAAAACATGACGAATGAGGCGATTGCCCCGGCGAGCCTGTGGCCCATGAAGGGTCTCCCTTTGGCTTATTGTTTTTGTTTTATTGTCGTGGCGGCCCATCGGTCATAAGACCGGGCCACACGGCCGGCACTGGTCCAGCCCGCACCGCGAGCTTAGGTTAGCGGATACCCCATTTCGAGTCTGATTCCGCCGATGGACGAAGCTGCGCGCACCAAAACATCGTCTGGCGTCGTTGACGTGCTGGTGCCGGTCGCGCTGAACCAGGCTTATTCCTATCGCGTGCCTCGTGGCCTCGATCTGCAGCCCGGCGATGTCGTCAGCGTGCCACTCGGCGCCCGCGAGGTGATCGGCGTGGTCTGGGCAGAAAATGCCAATCCCGATCCGCGGCTGCACAACCGGCTCAAGGAAGTCGGCGAAAAGTTCGATGTCCCGCCGCTGAAGCAGGAATTGCGCAGCCTGGTCGACTGGGTGGCGAATTACACTTTGTCCGCGCGCGGCATGGTCATGAAGATGACTCTGCGGATGGGCGAGCACCTCGGCCCGGAGCGGGTGCGCATGGGCGTCCGCCTGGTCGGCGAAGTGCCGAAGCGCATGACCTCCGCACGCGCACGGCTGATCGAGATCCTGTCGGACGGGTTGCTGCATGCGAAATCCGAAGCCGCCAAGGAAGCCGGAGTCAGCGGCGGCGTAATCGACGGCCTCGTCGATGAAGGCACGCTTGCGATTGAAGCCATGCCCCGCGCGCTGCCGCCGCCGGCGCCTGATCCCACCTTCGCCGAACCGGACTTTTCAGACGACCAGGCCGTCGCGGCCGAAGCGATGCGGACCTTCGCCGCCAAGGGGGATTTTCACGCCGCTTTGCTCGACGGTGTCACCGGCTCCGGCAAGACCGAGGTCTATTTCGAGGCGGTTGCCGAGGTGATCAAGCGCGGCGAACAGGTGCTGATCCTGATGCCCGAAATAGCGCTGACGGGGCAATTCCTCGAGCGCTTCTCAAAACGCTTCGGCGTGCGACCACTGGAATGGCATTCTGAACTGACGCCGCGCACCCGCGCGCGCAACTGGGCGTCGATCGCCAATGGCGAAGCCCATGTCATCGTCGGTGCGCGTTCGGCGCTGTTTCTGCCTTACGCGAAACTCGGCCTGATCATCGTCGATGAGGAACATGACCAGGCCTACAAGCAGGACGAAGGCGCGCATTACCACGCCCGCGACATGGCAGTGGTGCGAGCGTCGATCGCCAAAATTCCCATCGTGCTTGCCTCGGCGACGCCGTCGGTCGAATCCGAGGTCAATGCGCGTAAGGGGCGCTATCAGCGCATCGCGCTGCCATCGCGCTTCGGCGGCCAGCATATGCCGCATATCGAGGCGATCGACTTGCGCCGCGAAGGGCCTATGCGCGGCCGCTTCATCGCGCCGCGTCTCGCCGAAAAGATCCAGATCGCCATCGAGCGCAAGGAGCAAGCGCTCCTGTTCCTGAATCGCCGAGGCTATGCGCCGCTGACGCTATGCCGCGGCTGCGGACATCGCTTCGCTTGCACGATCTGCGATGCCTGGCTGGTCGATCATCGCTTTCGCCAGCGGCTGGTGTGTCACCACTGCGGCTTCTCGATGCATCGCCCGCATCAATGCCCGCATTGCCAGGCCGAAGAGTCGCTGGTCGCCGTTGGCCCGGGCGTCGAGCGCTTGCAGGAGGAAGCGGCGAGCCTGTTTCCGGATGCGCGCACCATGGTGCTGTCGAGCGACCTCATCACCTCGATCGATGCGATGCGGACCGAACTGGCCGAAATCGCCGAAGGCCGTGTCGATGTCATCATCGGCACGCAACTCGTGGCCAAGGGCCATAACTTCCCGCGGCTCAATCTGGTCGGCGTCATCGATGCCGATCTGGGCCTCGGCAATGGCGATCCGCGCGCCGCGGAGCGCACCTATCAGATGCTCAATCAAGTCATCGGCCGCGCCGGACGTGAACAGGGACGTGGCGTCGGCTATCTGCAGACCCATCAGCCGGAACATCCGGTGATGAAGGCGCTGATCGCAAACGACCGCGAAGCGTTTTACGCCAGCGAGATCGAGGCCCGCGAGCGCGCGGGCTATCCACCCTTCGGCCGACTGGCGAGCCTGATCATCTCCGGCGGCGACCGGCCAACCACGGAGGGCTATGCGCGCAAGCTCGCCGCCGTAGCACCGATCGACGAGCGCATCATGGTGCTCGGCCCCGCCGAAGCGCCGCTCGCCGTGATCAAAGGTCGCTATCGCTTCCGACTGCTGGTGAAGTCGGCGCGCAATGTCGACCTGTCGCACTATCTCCGCGACTGGCTCGCGCACGGCCCAAAACCTACAGGCAACCTAAAGCTCGAAGTCGATGTCGATCCGCAGAGCTTTCTTTGAGCTTCGTCATTCTGGAAGGCTCGCTCTTGCGAGCGAGCCTGGAATGACGGTGTGAATTGACAACGCAAAAACAAAAAAGCCTGCTGTCATTTGATGACAGCAGGCTCTTTTACTCAACGCTTACTCTACTCAATACACACACAACGCTACTGAACTTGAAAGATCAGAACCGCGACGCGTTAGTCTTGCTTACATGACTTCCGCGACGACGCGGCCGACGCCACGGCCAGTCAAACCGATCGCGCTCGCTGCGCCTTTCGACAGGTCGAGTACGCGGCCACGGATGAACGGTCCGCGATCGTTGACGGTGACGACAACGCTGCGACCGCCATGGGTCACGCGCAGCTTGGTGCCGAACGGCAGCGAACGATGCGCGGCGGTCATCGCATTCTGATTGAAGCGCTGACCCGACGCGGTGCGGCTGCCGGACTCGTTGCCGTAATAAGACGCAACACCCGAGAAGCTACGGCCGCCGGTGGAAGGCGCGATCGACGCATTGGCATCGAACAGCGACGGCGAAGCCTTGGCGGCGTGATGGTGCTTGTGGTGATGGCGATGATGCCGGGATTTGGCCGAAGCCTCCGAAACAGTTCCCCCGAGAACAAGAGCGGCAGTCATGACAGCGATTGCCGT
It contains:
- a CDS encoding tyrosine recombinase XerC is translated as MAKLSDKKPAEAKSGGPAPIDLICADADVSLQMTRWLSHLRAERRLSPKTLEAYARDVRQFLTFLAEHWGALLSLPRFAKLEASDIRAFMAARRSDDIGGRSLMRALAGLRSFGRFLEREGKGNVGALSAIRAPKIGKSLPKPLQMVSAKRLADADERAGENRDPWIWARDAAVMALLYGSGLRISEALGLKRRDVPAPGAGDVLIVNGKGNKTRMVPVLHNVLELIADYAAQCPHPLPAEGPMFVGARGGPLSPRIIQLTMERMRGALGLPDSATPHALRHSFATHLLTRGGDLRAIQELLGHASLSTTQIYTGIDTERLFEVYKTAHPRA
- a CDS encoding carboxymuconolactone decarboxylase family protein, producing MGHRLAGAIASFVMFSAVVIPALAQDRMPPIPADKYTEAQKKAAEEFSGGRGYEVRGPFVPLIRSPEVMLRAKAMGDHLRFKSVLAPRLSEMIILITAREWTQQYEWVAHHDIAIKAGLRNDIADAIADGRRPAGMAEDEEAAYDMSIEIQRTKRVSDPTWNKAVAKFGEQGVIDLLGINGYYTFLAMAMNAARTGLPAGVAEPLKRFPD
- a CDS encoding primosomal protein N' yields the protein MDEAARTKTSSGVVDVLVPVALNQAYSYRVPRGLDLQPGDVVSVPLGAREVIGVVWAENANPDPRLHNRLKEVGEKFDVPPLKQELRSLVDWVANYTLSARGMVMKMTLRMGEHLGPERVRMGVRLVGEVPKRMTSARARLIEILSDGLLHAKSEAAKEAGVSGGVIDGLVDEGTLAIEAMPRALPPPAPDPTFAEPDFSDDQAVAAEAMRTFAAKGDFHAALLDGVTGSGKTEVYFEAVAEVIKRGEQVLILMPEIALTGQFLERFSKRFGVRPLEWHSELTPRTRARNWASIANGEAHVIVGARSALFLPYAKLGLIIVDEEHDQAYKQDEGAHYHARDMAVVRASIAKIPIVLASATPSVESEVNARKGRYQRIALPSRFGGQHMPHIEAIDLRREGPMRGRFIAPRLAEKIQIAIERKEQALLFLNRRGYAPLTLCRGCGHRFACTICDAWLVDHRFRQRLVCHHCGFSMHRPHQCPHCQAEESLVAVGPGVERLQEEAASLFPDARTMVLSSDLITSIDAMRTELAEIAEGRVDVIIGTQLVAKGHNFPRLNLVGVIDADLGLGNGDPRAAERTYQMLNQVIGRAGREQGRGVGYLQTHQPEHPVMKALIANDREAFYASEIEARERAGYPPFGRLASLIISGGDRPTTEGYARKLAAVAPIDERIMVLGPAEAPLAVIKGRYRFRLLVKSARNVDLSHYLRDWLAHGPKPTGNLKLEVDVDPQSFL
- a CDS encoding septal ring lytic transglycosylase RlpA family protein; amino-acid sequence: MLRYGKSTLGAIARPRTAIAVMTAALVLGGTVSEASAKSRHHRHHHKHHHAAKASPSLFDANASIAPSTGGRSFSGVASYYGNESGSRTASGQRFNQNAMTAAHRSLPFGTKLRVTHGGRSVVVTVNDRGPFIRGRVLDLSKGAASAIGLTGRGVGRVVAEVM